Proteins encoded by one window of Rattus rattus isolate New Zealand chromosome 10, Rrattus_CSIRO_v1, whole genome shotgun sequence:
- the LOC116911201 gene encoding LOW QUALITY PROTEIN: ornithine aminotransferase, mitochondrial-like (The sequence of the model RefSeq protein was modified relative to this genomic sequence to represent the inferred CDS: inserted 2 bases in 1 codon; deleted 1 base in 1 codon): MLSKLASLQTVAALRRGLHTSVTSGTCVATKKTVQGPPSSEYIFEWESKYGTHNYHPLPVXRGKSIYMWDVEGRQYFNFLGAYGAVSQGHCHPKIIEIMKSHVDKLTLTSRAFYNNVLGEYEECITKLFNYNKVLPKNTGVEAGETACKLACWSLGYTMKGIRKYKAKIVFAVGNFWGRTLSVVSSSTDPTSYDGFGPFVPGFETIPYNDMPALECDFQDPNVAAFMVELIQGEAGVIVPDPGYLTGVRELCTRHQVLFIADEIQTRLARTGRWLAVDHENVRPDIVLLGKALSGDLYPMSAVLCDDDIMLAIKPGEHGSTYGGNPLGCRIYIAVLEVLEKEHLAENADKMGAILRKQLMKLPSDVVTAVRGKRLLNAIVIPETKDCDAWKVCLRLRDNGLLAKSTHGDIIRLAPPLVIKEDEIRESVEIINKTILSF, from the exons ATGCTTTCCAAACTAGCAAGTCTGCAGACTGTTGCTGCTCTGCGTCGAGGACTCCACACCTCAGTCACCTCTGGCACATGTGTTGCAACTAAGAAGACAGTGCAAGGTCCACCATCCTCTGAGTACATTTTTGAATGGGAATCTAAATATGGCACACACAATTACCATCCTttacctgt gagaggaaaaagcaTTTATATGTGGGATGTGGAAGGCAGGCAGTACTTCAACTTCCTGGGTGCTTATGGTGCTGTCAGCCAAGGACACTGCCACCCAAAGATCATAGAGATCATGAAGAGTCACGTGGACAAGCTGACATTAACATCTCGGGCTTTCTATAACAATGTTCTTGGTGAATATGAAGAGTGCATTACCAAGCTTTTCAACTACAACAAAGTTCTCCCTAAGAATACAGGAGTGGAGGCCGGAGAGACCGCATGTAAGCTTGCTTGCTGGTCATTG GGCTACACCATGAAAGGCATCCGGAAATATAAAGCAAAGATTGTTTTTGCTGTTGGAAACTTTTGGGGTCGAACGCTGTCTGTAGTCTCCAGTTCCACAGATCCGACCAGTTATGATGGCTTTGGACCCTTCGTGCCAGGCTTTGAAACCATCCCATATAACGATATGCCTGCGCTAGAGTGTGATTTTCAGGATCCAAATGTTGCTGCTTTCATGGTGGAGCTGATCCAGGGTGAAGCGGGTGTTATCGTTCCAGATCCAGGATACCTGACGGGAGTTCGAGAACTCTGCACCCGGCACCAGGTCCTGTTTATTGCTGATGAAATACAGACAAGATTGGCCAGAACTGGTCGATGGCTAGCTGTGGATCATGAGAATGTCAGACCTGACATAGTTCTTCTTGGGAAGGCCCTTTCTGGCGACTTATATCCCATGTCTGCAGTGCTGTGTGATGATGACATAATGCTGGCCATTAAACCAGGAGAGCATGGCTCCACATATGGCGGCAACCCACTAGGCTGCCGAATTTATATTGCGGTTCTTGAGGTTTTAGAAAAAGAGCATCTTGCTGAAAATGCAGACAAGATGGGCGCCATCTTGAGGAAGCAGCTCATGAAGCTGCCCTCTGACGTTGTGACTGCTGTGAGAGGGAAAAGGTTGCTAAATGCCATTGTCATCCCAGAAACCAAAGATTGTGACGCTTGGAAGGTGTGCCTGCGACTCCGAGATAACGGGCTTCTGGCCAAGTCAACCCATGGCGATATCATCAGGCTTGCCCCTCCACTTGTGATCAAGGAAGATGAAATCCGGGAGTCAGTGGAGATCATCAACAAGACCATCTTGTCCTTCTGA